The sequence TCAAGCACTTCGTGACCAACGCGGGCGTGGCCGGCATCTACGTCGTGTTCGCCTCGACGGACCCGAGCCGCGGCGCCAAGGGCATCACCGCCTTCGTGGTCGAGGCGGACACCCCCGGCTTCTCCATCGGGCGGCTGCAGCACAAGATGGGCATTCGCGGCTCGACCACCGGCGAACTCGTGTTCCAGGACGCGCGCGTGCCCGTGGAGAACCGGCTGGGCGAGGAGGGCGACGGCTTCAAGATCGCCATGGCCACGCTCGACCGCACCCGCACGAACATCGCGGCCCAGGCCGTCGGCATCGCCCAGGGCGCGCTGGACCTGGCGCTGGAGTATGCGAAGGGCCGGCGCCAGTTCGGCCAGGCCATCGCCGAGTTCCAGGGCATCCAGTTCATGCTCGCCGACATGGCGATGCAGACGGAGGCCGCGCGCCAGCTGCTCTACCACGCCTGCGCCCGGCTCGACGAGGAAGGCGAGACGATGCGCCGCCTGCCGCCGGAGGCGAGCCGCCTCTCCGCCATGGCGAAGGCGTTCGCTTCCGACGTCGCCATGAAGGTGACGACGGACGCCGTGCAGGTGCTGGGCGGCTACGGGTACATGGTGGAGTACCCGGCCGAGCGGATGATGCGGGACGCGAAGATCACGCAGATCTATGAGGGGACGAACCAGATCCAGCGGCTCGTGATCGCCCGATCGTTGCTCGACCAGTGAGGACGCCGGGGGCGCGTCCCGCCGATCTTGTCGGCGGCCGTTGGACGAGCGGGGGAGGAACGCGGTGCGGCGGTCGATCGTCGCGGAGATCGCGGGGGCTGAGCCCGCGGAGGTCGCGCGGGCGCTCTGCTACGCGGCCGCGCGGGCCACAGGGGCGCCGGGCGCGGCGCTGTACGTCTGGGAGGACAACCGCTGGCGCCTGCGCGCGCGCGTGGGCGAGGCCGGTCAGGACGGCGTCGCGGCGGACATCGCCGCCGTCATCGCCGGCGGCCCGGCGCTGACGGCCCAGGTCTGGGGCGCGCGGGTGGCGCTGGTGCTGGCGTCGCCGGGCGAGCTTTCGCCGGCGTTGGAGGCGGACCTGACGGACGGCGCGCGCTGGGCGGCCGCGGCAGAGGCCTATCGCTGCGCCGTCGCATCACGCGACCCGCACGTTGATCCCGTCACCGGGCTGCCGAATCGCGAGGCCTTCGCCGCGCGCCTGGCGCAGGAAGTGGCGCGCGCCACACGCGCGGGGCGGCCGCTGGCGCTCGCCTGCTTCGCCCTGCGGGGTCTCGCGCGCGCGGCGGCGGAGGTGCCCGAAGCGGAGCCGCGCTTCGCCCGGGCGTTGGTCGCCGCGACGAGAGAGGGGGACGTCGTGTTCCGGCTCGGGCCGGAGGAGTTCGCCGTGGTGTTGCCGGGCGCCGACGCGGACGGCGCCGGGCGGATGGCCGTGCGCGCCCTCCTGCGCCTTCGCGAGGCCGCTGGCGCCGGTCCGGCCGTTCGCGCCAGCGCCGGCGCGGCCGATGTCCCGGGCGACGCCCACGACGCGCCCGGCCTCAGGGCGGCCGCCCAGCATGCGCTGTACCTGGCCGAGCTGGCCGGCGGGGATTGCGTGCGGCTGGCCGGCCTGCCTGGACCCGTGGCGGTCGAGGAGGAGTCGAGATGACGGCGTCGCGACGTGGCCGCGCCCCGCACACGTGAGGCGTCGCCCGCACCGCCCAGGTCCTGGGCGACGAATGGAAGCTCCTCATCCTCAGGGACCTGATGCCGGGTCCCCGCCGCTTCACGGAGCTCGAGCGCTCCGTGACCGGCATCAGCCCGCGCACCCTGACGCAGCGCCTGCGAGCCCTGCAGGACGACGGCCTGATCGAGCGCGTCGCGTACGCGGAGTCGCCGCCGCGCGTGGAGTACAAGCTGACGCCCATGGGCCGCGAGCTGATCCCGATCATCGAGATGATGCGCGCCTACGGCCAGCGCTGGCTGTGCCCACGGGAAGAACGCGAGCCGGCGCGGGCTAGGCGCAATAGTCCAGGATCACGTCCCACAGCACCTTGAGGCCGAACTCCAGGCTCGCGATGCGGATGCGCTCGTCGATGCCGTGCACCGTCTCGTGGGCCTCGCCCGGCAGCAGCGGCGCGAAGCCGTACGTGGGGATGCCGGCCGGACGCAGCCAGGAGCCGTCGGTGCCGCCGGTGAGCATCGTCGGCACGAGCCGGCTTCCCGGCGCGTGGCGCTGGAGCGCGCGCCGCATGCTGTCCACGATCGGCGCCTCCACCGGGGAGGCGACGGGCGTGGCCGCGCGCCGGAACCGCACCTCCACGTGATCCAGAAGCCCGCGCGAGGCGAGGATCTCGCGCACCCACGCCGCGATCCCCTCGGGCGTCTGCCCCGGGACGATGCGGCAGTCGCACGTGGCCCGGGCCGTCGACGGGATCACGTTGACGCGGCTGCCGGCCTCGAGCATCGTCGGCGTGATCGTGTCGTGCAGCAGCGCGTGGAGCGTGGCGCGCTGGTACGCATCGGGGATCGCGGCGAGCGACGCCGCGTGGCTCTCCGGGTCCAGCGTGCCGAGCAGGACGCTGCGGTAGGGCTCCGGTTGCCCCGCCGCGAGGCCTTCCACGAACGCGCGCACCGGCTCCGTCACGCGCAGGGGCGTCTCCGTCTCGGAAAGCGCGACGAGGGCCCGGCTGAGCCAGGCGACCGCGTTGTCGTCCGTGGGCACGGACCCGTGCCCGGGCCGGCCGCGCGCGATCAGGTCGAAGGCGCACGGGGCCTTCTCCGCCGGCTGGTACGTAAAGTAGGTCACGCCGCCCAACTCAAGCCCCTCGCCCCCGCCCTCATTCAGCGCGACGGCCGCGCGGATGCGGTCCAGGTGATGGCGCACCATCCAGCCGGCGCCATACTCGCCCCCCGCCTCCTCGTCCGCGTTGAACATGAGCTTGATCGGCCGGCGAAGGCGCACGCCCCGCCGGCGGATCAACAGGGCGAGCTCCGTCCACATGGCGACGAGGTGCTTCATGTCGAGGGCGCCCCGGCCCCACACGCAACCGTCCGCGATGTCCCCTGCGAACGGCGGGTGGGTCCAGAGCTCCGCCTCCGCGGGGACGACGTCGACGTGCCCCATGAGCAGCAGGGCCTCCGACGACGGGAGCGCGTCGTCCGCGTTGGCGGGGATCTCGGCGAGCAGGTTGCCGCGCCCGGGTGCGGACTCGAACAGCTGCGTCTCGATGCCGGCCTCCCGCAGCGTCTCCGCCAGATCGGCGAGACACGCGAGCTCGTTGCCCGGGGGGTTGCTGGTGTCAAAGCGCAGCAGCCGGCTGAGCCGATGCGCGCAATCCTTCGCGACGGATGACCAGTCCGACATGAGCGATGCCTCCCTTTCCCCTTTCAGCGCGAATTCGCGATGGCGGCGGCGATTCCCGCTGGCCCCGCGGCGAGCCGGGCGGCGCACAGGAGATCGCCGGCGACGGGGAGAATTTGGGCGCGGGGTGAGAAGGCTGCACGCCCTCCCGGGTGACGTTTCGCGCCTCGGACATGCCATCGACCTGCTCCGCCGGCTGAAGGACGTGGCCGAGGGGAGCGGCTGGGTGCAGGTCGTCTGCGCCGACATCGACGGGCTTGCGCGGTTCAACGAGGAGAAGGGGTTCGCCTCGGGAAACCGTGCAGTCGGCGAGCTGGCGGCGCTGATGCGCGATCTCGCGCCAAGCGGTTCCACCTATCGCTTCGGCGGGGACGAGTTTTACTGGCTGCGCGTTCTTCCCGCTCCGGAACCGGGGGGGCTGGTCCGGCTCGCCGACCGCCTGCGCCGGGACTTCGCCGCGCGCATGCGGCGGCTGGGGTACGATTTGACGGTCTCCGCGGGCGCTTACGAGGTCCGGGCGCCCACGAGCGCCGCACGGCTGCTCGGCGCGCCGCACCACGCCCTGAGCCGCGCGAAAGAGCAGGGCGGCAACCGGCTCGTGGACGCGACGGTCGTCGACGACGTGCCGGAGTCCGCGTACGCGCTGGTCGACGACCTCATCCGCCGCATCGACGAAAGCGTCCGCGCCATGGAGACCGCGCGCGCGGAGGCGGCCACCGACGCCATCAGCGGCCTGCCGAACCATCGCGCCGGTCGCGCCGCGCTCGAGCGTTTGGCCAGCAGCGCGGCGGCCGGCGGCGAGCCCTTCGCGCTGATCTTCATCGATGGGGACGGGCTGCGCGCGTACAACGAGCTCGGCTACGAGGCGGGCAATCGCATGATCCGCGACCTCGCCGCTGTTCTGCGGCAGGGCCTGCGCGCGCACGACGTGCTGGCGCGGTGGCTGTCCGGCGACGAGTTCCTGGTGCTGCTGCCTGGAAGCGATGTCGCCGCCGCCGTGGGCGTCGCCGAGCGGCTGCGTCGCTCCGTCGAGGAGACCACGCGGAGCTGGCCCATCCCCGTCACGATCTCCGCGGCCGTCGCCGCCTGTCCCGCCCACGGCGTCTCCAGCGACGAGCTCCTGCGCCGGCTGTACGAGGCCGGCCATCGGGCGAAGCAGGAGGGCAAGAACCGCGTCGTCGTCGCGGAGCCTCCTCGCGCCGGCGAGGCGCCGGCCTAGAACGTCACGCGCCGGACGACGTCCACGCCGTTCTGCGCCATGTGGTACAGGAACAGGCGGTGGAAGACGTCGCCGGGATGGCCGGGCGCCGCAGCCTCTCCGGGCGCGGATCCCCGTACCGGGATGTCGAACGTGTCCACCGCTTCGGCCGGGACCACGATCCGCAGCGGAAGGTTTCGCTCGTTCGCCCAAAGGCGCAGCGGCATGGCGAGGTAGTTCACGCACAGGTCCGTGCAGTCCCCGCACAGCACGAAGGTGTCCACGCCGCCCGCGACGAGCTCGCGGTGCCAGTCGCCCGCCCACAGCCCGCAGAGGTTGTTCTTGCGGACGCACAGCGCGTTCCGGTATGCGGGCAGGCGCTCCAGTTCCGCCACGGCCTCCGCCTCGGACGTTCCCTCCAGGCAGTGCGGCGGGTAGGCGCTGAACTCGACGGCGTCGCGCGGGTGGCAGTCCTGCACGGCGACGATCCTCGCGCCGCGCGCGGCGGCGCCTTCGACGAGCTCGACCACGGGCGCCACGAGCGCTTCAACCCTGGGAGACGCCAGCGCGCCCTCCCTCGCGAAGCCGTTCAGCATGTCGATCACGCAGACCGCCACCCTGGCCCCGCCGTGCGGCGCGAGCTCCGACCAGCTTCTCTCCGGGAGACGCGCGAACCAGTCGTCAAGGGCGGCGCCGAACTCCAACCAGCGGGCGCTCGCCTCTCCATCCGCGCGATCCACCACGCCGCCTTCCCCCTTCCGAGTTCCCGTTCTGGATCCACTCTAGCGAAAGTGCGCCCGATCCGCACCGCGACGGCAGGAGGCGACCGCTCGAGCCCGAACACCATCAGCGGGCGAACATTTCGCGAAACGGAGGAATCGACGTGTCCTCACCCGACGAACTCTACCGCGCGCTCACCGAGGCGCCGGGCGTCCCGGGCCAGGAAGCGGCCGTGCGGGACCTCATGCGCCGTTACCTGAAGCCCTTGGGCGACGAGCTCCTCACGGACAACCTGGGGAGCGTCGTCGCGCGGAAGCGCGGCACGGCCGACGAGCCGCGCGTGGTCATCCTCGGCCACATGGATGAAGTCGGATTCCTCGTCAGCCAGATCACCGAGCAGGGGTTCCTGCGGTTCCAGACGCTCGGGGGCTGGTGGGAGCAGGTGATGCTGGCGCAGCGCGTCGCGGTCCAGACGCGCAAGGGAGAGGTCATCGGCGTCGTCGGCTCGAAGCCGCCGCACATCCTGCCCGCCGAAGAACGCAAGAAGCCTGTGGAGAAGAAGGACATGTTCATCGACATCGGCGCGCGGAGCCGGGAGGAGGCGGAAGCGTTCGGCGTCCGCCCCGGCGATGCCGTGGTGCCGATCTGCCCGTACACGCCGCTGGCCAACCCCGACATGCTGCTCGCCAAGGCGTGGGACAACCGCGCCGGCTGTGCCATCGCCGTCCGCGTGCTGGAGGCCCTCCAGCATGAGGCGCACCCGAACACCGTGTTCGCAGGCGCCACCGTCCAGGAGGAAGTGGGGCTGCGCGGCGCCCAGACCATCGCGAACAAGGTGCAGCCGCACGTCGGCATCGTGCTCGACGTGGCCATCGCCGGCGACACGCCCGGCGTGAAGCCGGAGGAGGCGGCGGCGGAGCTCGGCAAGGGTCCGGTGCTGCTTCTGTATGACGCGTCGATGGTGCCCCACACGGGGCTGCGCAACTTCGTCATCGACACGGCGGAGGCGGCCGGGATTCCGCTGCAGTTCCAGGTGCTGCCCGGCGGCGGAACGGATGCCGGCCGGGTGCACCTGACCGGTGCCGGCGCGCCGAGCGTGGCGCTGGGCGTGGCCACGCGCTACATCCACAGCGCGGCGGGGATCGTGCACCGCAAGGACCTCGACGACCTCACCCGGCTCGTGGTCGAGCTCGTGAAGCGGCTGGACGCGAAGACGCTGGAGCGGTTGCTCGCGGACTAGACGGCGTCGCGCAGCGTCTCCCAGAGGTACAGCGTGGCCAGGCTGCGGTGCGGCCGCCATGCCTCCGCCAGCCGGCGGACCTGGGCCTCGCCGGGCAGCTCGTCGAGGCCGAACACGTGCCGCACGGCCTTGCGCAGCCCCAGGTCCGCCGCCGGCAGGACGTCCGGCCGGCCCAGTCCGAACATGAGGGCGCATTCCGCCGTCCACCGGCCGATGCCGCGCAGGGCGGTCAGCTTGGCAACGAACGCCTCATCGGGCAGCCGCGCAAGGGCGTCGAGGTCGAGGCGTCCAGAGGCCACGGCGTCCGCGAAGCCGATCACGTATTCCGCCTTCGTGCGGCTGAACTGGCGCGCGGTCAGGTCCTGCACCGACAGCGCGGCGATCTTGTCAGGAGTGGGGAAGACGGGCACGGCCCTGGTGGCCGTGCCCTCCGTGTGTTCGGGGTCCGGCCAGGCGGATGGGAGCGTGCGGACCTCGCCGGCGAGGACGCGAAGGCGGTGGACCAGCCGCCCCGCGAAGTCGACGCTCACCTGCTGGCCGATGATCGACTTGATCACGGACTCGAACAGATTCGCGTCCCTCAGCACACGAAGCCCGCGGTACCGGCGCGCCAGGGCGGCCAGGCGCCGATCGCCCTCCACGCACGCGTAAAACCACGTAAGATCCTGGTCCAGCGACAGGCAGTGGGCGGCGGCGCGCGCCAGCCTGGCCTCCTCGTCCGCATCGCGGGCGTCGGTGAGGACGCGGAGCGAGCGGATGACGCCGTCCCCGTCCGGGATCAGGCGCACGAGGCGCGGCGCGCCCTGGGCGGACGACATCCCGGAGCCCGGCGCCGGCAGGCGCAGGCTCCGCACGATGGAACCGTCCCTCAGAAACGTCCAGTCCTCGTTCTTGCCCAGCCGCATGCGCGCCCGCATCCGGTCGAGATTCAAGCCGCCCGTCGCGGAGAGGATCACGCGCCCTCGCCCTCCCGCAGCCGCCGTCCGGCCGTCTCGGGCACGGGCGACTCCCGCGAGGCGCTGGCGTGCGCCGCGGTGGCGGCCTCAATGGCCCAGAGGCGCACGGGCCCCAGGCGCCGGCGCAGCACGGGTCGCAGGACCCGCCAAAGGGCCTGAGCCGCGCGCTGGACCTCGGCCTCCGGCGCGTCCCCGCGGCGGCGGCCGTAGCGGTGCGCTTCATAAGCCCGCCCCAGCCGCTCAAGGTCCCCGGCCACGTCGTGCTCGTCCCGGCCGACGGCGCGAAGGAACGCGAGCGGCGACTGTGAGGGGCGGCGGGCGTAGCCGAGCGCCTTCAGGGCCGCGGATGTCAGCGCGTAGACGCCGGCCCAGCCGGCCGCGCCCGCCCGGCGCAACCAGCGGTGCCGGAGCGCAGCCAGGCGCGCGCCGGCCGCCGCGGCGAGCAGGATCGCGGCGGAGAGGCCGGCGAGCGTGGCCGTGCGTGGCGGATCGTCAGCGACCACCGCCCCCCAGCGGGCCCACGCGGGGAGCGCAGCCTGCGTTCCGGACGGCGCCGGCACGGGCTCCGACGACTCCGCCGGCGGCGAGACGCGCTGCGTGCGGCTCCGCTTTTCCTCGAGCTCCAACTGCGATTCGTCCCCGGAGCTGCTCGTGCCGCCAGCGCCTCCCGCCGCGACCCCCGCGTTGCGGTCGAGCGGGGCGGCGGGCGTCGGGTCGAACGTCAGCCAGGCGCCGAGCGCCACGTCGTAGACCTCGACCCAGGCGTGCGCCTGCCCCTCCCGGACGACGACATGCTTTCCGTCCGGCGTGTCCACCGCGCCGGCGAGCGGCACGCGATAGCCCTCCACGTACCGGGCGGGCACCCCGACGGCGCGCAGCATGACGACCATCGCGCTGGCGAACGAGGTGCAGTAGCCCCGCTTGCTCACGAACAGGAAGTCGTCGACGAAGTCATGCCCCCGGGCGGGGAGCGGCGGGTCCTGGGCATAGGTGTACCGCTGAAGGTACGCCATGACCGCGAAGGCCTTCCCGAACGTGGTCGCGCGGCCTTCCGTCACCCGTGCGGCGAGCGCGCGAACGCGGTCGGGAAGGTTCGGCGGCAGGCGCACGTCGTCGGCGAGATCGTCCACACTCAGGCGGGGCCCGAACGGATCTGCCGCGAACCCGTAGGAGAGCCCGGCCGGCGGATTCGTCGCGCCGGGCCACGGCCAGGGGACGAAGCTCAGCAGCTGATACGTCATGTCGCGATCGAGCGGGCGATCCGGCACCAGCGTGTGGCCCGGAGCCGGCCGCAGGACTCGGGAGTCGGAGAGCCGCTCGACCCGGCTGTACAGCGGGGCGAACAGCACGCGGTCACCCGAGGACAGCGTCCGGATCCGGATGCGCACCACCGCGCCCAGCGTGTCGGGGTTCGTGACGTCGTCGGCGGGCGAGGACCGCGAGGCCAGGCGCCACGAGCGGCCGTCGTACACGTCGCGCACGGCGCCGCGCAAGTACAGCGTGTCGGGTCCGCCCGGAGGCACGTTTGCCCACACCGACAGCACGGGGATCGAGGTCGGCACGAACGGTCCGCCCAAATACTCGACGGGCATGTCGTTCGGGCTGGTCATGCGCGCGCCGAACGTGGCCCAGGTCGTGTAGCCCAGGCGCGCCCCTTCGAGGCGGTCCACCCACGGAATGTGACGGCGCATCCAGGCGTCGACGGCGTCCGCCGTGGCAGGGACGTAGCTCACGGGCAGCGACGCAGCCAGGGCGGCCGCCGGCGCAGCGACGGCCACGGCGGCGACGGCGATGACCCGGCGCAGCGGTCCGGCGCCCCAGGTCCGGGCCGCCAGCCACGCCGGCACGAGCACCCACACGGCGACGGCGGCGCCGGGGCCGCCCGCCGCCCAAAAGGCCAGCGTGGCGGCGACCGCCGGACCGAGGGCGGCGACGTGCGGTCCGCCGCGGCCCAGGCGGCCGCCGGCCCACGCGACGAGCCCGGCGACGACGGCCACGTCGGCCGCGCTGCCGGGCGTGGGACGTCCGGAGAACGAGACCCACGCGTCTGCCGCCTGCTTCCAGACGACCAGCGGGCCGCCGGCGGCGGCGGCCGCGACGGCAGCGCCCACGAGGGCGGCGGCCGCTGCGAGCGCGCCGCGTCCCGGGGTGGCGATCCACGTGCCGAGCGTCGCCGCGACGAGGGAGACGGCAACAGCGAGAGCCCAGGCGGCTGGGCCGGACCAGCCGAGAAACGCGGCGGCCAGGACGCCAACCACCGTGCCGGACGCCAGGGCCCAGGCGCGCCACGGCCAGCGCGAGCCGGTCTCAACCAATCGCGGTCGCCTCCTCTCCCGCGTTCTCGGCATCCTCCGGCCACGCGGGGCCGAACGCCTCCGCGCCCGCGAACGCCTCGTGGGTGAAGGCGCTCGTGGCACTCCGGGGGCGGCCGTCGAACGTCATGAGGACCAGCGGCGGCCACTCCGGCGCGAGTCGGGCCCACTCCCGCGCGCGCGCCGGCACCAGCGACGCCGCGCCCACGATGACGAGCGCCGGCCGCGGCGCCGTCTCCGCGATGCTCGCGAGCCGCCTCACGAAGCGAGGGTCCCTGTGAGGGCGCAGCTCCGCGAGCGCCTCCGCCAGCTGGGCCTCCGAGGTGATCGCGATGACGCCGGCCATCGGCGCTTCCTGGGTGGCGGCGCGGGGTTGCCAGAGCCAAACCGGCATGCCACGTTCAAGCGCGAAGACGCCCCAGGAGTACACGGCGTCGATGGCGGCTTCCCACGCGTCCAGCCGCCCGTCCGGGTCCGGGTCCACCGCCAGCGCCACGCCGCGCGCCCAGGCGCGCTGGAACTCCAGCACGTGCGGCCGCCCCCGGCGCGCGCTGGTGCGCCAGTGGATGAGGCGGCGGTCGTCGCCGTCGCGAAACGGGCGAATGCCGTACCACTGCGTGAAATCCGGAGGCGCGGCGAGCGGTTGCGTCCCGGCCGCGGCGCCGACGCGCCGGGCGGTCTCCGAGCCGCGCGGGACGCGGCGCCGCTGCGGGCCGACCACGATGCGGCCCGCCGCAGTGAGCCGCCGCTGCGCGGCCAAGAGTCCGAAGGGATCGCGCCACTCGACGTCGATGGCCGGCCAGGGATGGACGCCGCGCGGCAGGGGGTTCGTTTCCACGCGGACGGCGGCCGTCCGGCCGGGAGGCACCACGCACACCGTGGGCGCGTCTTCCGGTCCGGCGGCCCCGGCGGGTTCTTCCCACCGGCCGGGCGCCCAGCGGACCGTGCACGTCACCGGCCAAGGCCAGCGCGACCACGCTTCGACGCGCAAGGACGCCGTCTGGCCGCGACACAACACGCGCGGCGCCCCCGCCGCCACCGCGACGCGCACGCCCAGCGCCGACGCCGCCACCCACACGAAGGCGAACACGTACAGCCCGCCCAGCCAATACGCAAGGGTCAGCGGCGCGTCCCCGCCGAAGACGGCCGCGAACGCGACGGCACCGGCGGTCAGGAGAGCGAACCCGCGGGACGCCAAGCGCCACCGGATCCCGGCGCCATCGGGGCGGCGCATCGGCATGGACACGTCACCACCGCGGCTGGGCGGGCACGGGCAGCCGCTCCACGAGCCCGGCGACGACGGCGGCCGCCGCTTCGCCCTGCCAGGCCGCTTCGGGCTTCATGACGAGGCGGTGCGCCAGGACCGGGACCGCCAGCGCCTGCACATCGTCCGGCCGGACGTAGTCGCGCCCCTCCATGGCTGCCCAGGCGCGCGCCAAGTCGCGAAGGGCCAGCGCGGCGCGCGGGCTGGCGCCGATCTGCACGGACGCGTGCCTCCGCGTGGCCTGCACGAGGTCCAGCATGTAGCCGGCGACGTCCTCGTGCACGTGCACGAGGCGCACGGCGGCCTGGACGCGGACGACGGCATCGGCGTCCGCGACCGGTTCGAGGGCCTCGGCCGTGAGGCGTGCCTCGCCAGCGATGAGCGACCGCTCCGCGCGGGTGCTCGGGTAGCCGATCGTCACGCGCAGGCCGAACCGGTCGATCTGCGCCTCCGGCAGGGGGAACGTGCCCTCGTGTTCAAGGGGGTTCTTCGTCGCGAGCACCAGGAACGGGCGGGGCAGGCGGTGCGTGGTACGGTCGACCGTGATCTGGCGCTCCTCCATGGCTTCGAGAAGGGCGGCCTGCGTCTTCGGGGAGGCGCGGTTGATCTCGTCCGCGAGCACGACCTGGCCGAACAGCGGACCCGGCACGAAGTGGAAGCCGCGTTCGGCGTCGTGCACGACCGTGCCCGTGATGTCCCCGGGAAGCAGGTCGGGCGTGAACTGAATGCGCGAAAAGCGGCACCCCGCCGCGCGGGCGAGCGCCTTGGCGAGCGTGGTCTTCCCGACGCCGGGCACGTCCTCGATCAGCGCGTGCTGGTCGGCGAACAACGCGGCGACGAGCAACCGGACGGCCTCCGGCTTGTCCAGGATGACGCGCCCGACCGCATCCTGGATGCGCGCCGCCAGCCGGGCGGCCCCTTCAATGGAAACTTCGTCATCGACTGCGGGCAAGACGACCCTCCTCTGCCAACTCACGGACGGCGCACCATGTTCTGCGGTTCCACACTCGACATAACCTCTGTTCCTTGTCGATTCATTCGGACTACAATCACAAAGGAACCGGGAGGTTCGATCGACAGGCTTTTGTTCAATTGTTCGGCGGGTCGGTCGAATTCCTGCCCGCCGCCGCGCCTTCGGCGCCGGTCAGCATTTTGGAAAGCGGGGCGATGCAAGGCCGATGGTTCAACATGACGTGCTCGTCGTCGGAGCCGGTCTGGCGGGCATGCGGGCGGCGCTTGAAGCGAAGAAGCAGGGCGTCGACGTCGCCATCATGTCCAAGGTCTATCCGGTTCGCAGCCACTCCAACGCGGCCCAGGGCGGCATCAACGCGGCCCTGAGCGAGGACGACTCATGGGAGTCGCACGCATTCGACACCGTCAAGGGCAGCGACTACCTCGGAGACCAGGACGCCATCGAAATCCTCGCCAGGGAAGCTCCTCAGGCGATCATCGAGCTGGAGAATTTCGGCGTCACCTTCAACCGCGACGAACACGGCCGCCTCGGCTCGCGCAACTTCGGCGGCGCCAGCCACGCTCGGACGTACTTCGTCGGGGACTTCACCGGCCAGGCCATCCTGCACGTGATGTTCGAGCAGCTCCTGCGCACGGGCCTGACCACGTATGACGAGTGGTTCGTCACCCAGCTCGTCAAGGACGACGCCGGCGCCATCCGCGGCGTCGTCGCCATGGACATCCGCACCGGCCAGCTGCACCTTGTCAAGGCCAAGGCCGTCATCCTGGCCACCGGCGGCATGGGCCGCGTGTACGAGCCGTCCACCAACGCCCTCATCTGCACCGGGGACGGCATGGCGCTGGCGTATCGCGCCGGAGCCCTGCTCATGGACATGGAGATGGTGCAGTTCCACCCGACGACGCTCAAGGGCAACGGCGCGCTCCTGAGCGAGGCGGCACGAGGCGAAGGCGCGTACCTGCTCAACAAGGACGGCGAGCGGTTCATGCACAAGTACGCGCCGAACAAGCTGGAGCTCGCAAGCCGCGACGTCGTCTCGCGCGCGGAGCAGATCGAGATCAACGAGGGCCGCGGCGTGGACGGCTGCGTGCTCCTCGACCTGCGCCACCTCGGCGCCGAGAAGATCATGGAGCGCCTGCCGCAGATCCGCGAGTTGGCGCTGGAATTTGCCGGCGTCGACATCATTCATGAGCCGGTGCCGGTCCGGCCGGGCATGCACTACATCATGGGCGGCATCAAGACCGACGTGTGGGGCAAGACGAACCTCGACGGGCTCTTCGCCGCCGGCGAGTGCGCGTGCGTCAACGTCCACGGCGGCAACCGACTCGGCGCCAACTCCCTCCTGGAGACGGTGGTTTTCGGCAAGCGGGCCGGCGCCGCCGCGGCCGAGTATGTCAAGTCCGTGGGCGACGTCCGCGTGAGCGAAGCGTGGCTGCGCGACGAGGAAGCGCGCATCGAGGGCCTCCTGAAGCGGCCGGAAGGGGAGAAGGCGGCCGCGTTGCGCCTTGAGATGGGCCAGACGATGACGCGCAACGTGGGCGTCTTCCGCACGGAGGAGCAGCTTCTCGTGGCGCAGGCGAAGATCCAGGAGCTGAAGCAGCGGTACCAGCGGGTCAGCGTGGGGGACAAGGGGCGCGTCTTCAACACGAACCTCCAGTTCGTGCTTGAGCTCGAGAACATGCTCGACCTCGCGGAAGTGGTCGTCGCCTCGGCCCTGTTCCGGAAGGAGAGCCGTGGCGCGCACACGCGCCTCGAC comes from Clostridia bacterium and encodes:
- a CDS encoding FAD-binding protein, producing MVQHDVLVVGAGLAGMRAALEAKKQGVDVAIMSKVYPVRSHSNAAQGGINAALSEDDSWESHAFDTVKGSDYLGDQDAIEILAREAPQAIIELENFGVTFNRDEHGRLGSRNFGGASHARTYFVGDFTGQAILHVMFEQLLRTGLTTYDEWFVTQLVKDDAGAIRGVVAMDIRTGQLHLVKAKAVILATGGMGRVYEPSTNALICTGDGMALAYRAGALLMDMEMVQFHPTTLKGNGALLSEAARGEGAYLLNKDGERFMHKYAPNKLELASRDVVSRAEQIEINEGRGVDGCVLLDLRHLGAEKIMERLPQIRELALEFAGVDIIHEPVPVRPGMHYIMGGIKTDVWGKTNLDGLFAAGECACVNVHGGNRLGANSLLETVVFGKRAGAAAAEYVKSVGDVRVSEAWLRDEEARIEGLLKRPEGEKAAALRLEMGQTMTRNVGVFRTEEQLLVAQAKIQELKQRYQRVSVGDKGRVFNTNLQFVLELENMLDLAEVVVASALFRKESRGAHTRLDYPNRDDANWLKHTVATYTAAGPRLDTRPVTITRWEPQERKY